From one Nonomuraea polychroma genomic stretch:
- a CDS encoding IS1380 family transposase, with amino-acid sequence MSERTGWDRRLSVAADGKGLVGHAGAVLLHKIADRVGLTEALGGLWPDGQSATWRDRAHVLVSLAAAIVCGARSLLEAERLQAHQAALFGVAPSDSTTRRALASLDEPMLARIAKARARVRGQVWQLLHLRPGGFPWLKVAGKRLLGWIVIDIDATIITSVSDKHGAAVTFKKTYGFHPLACWCANTQESLAMLLREGNAGSNTVADHLRVLSEALAQIPNSCRAKILVRVDGAGATHDLLTHLEGLNTTRRTVRYLVGWTITTLDEQAIARLPATAWADSLDQNGGLQQGYHVAELTGLNQRNGWPEGMRLLVRRVRPSARHRKNLTAFETRTGWKYSIIATNIGRMWGIAGSHHPQWLDALARAHAVVEDRVRAGKAMGLRNLPSQDWTVNQGWIVAANLGHDLDCWVRLLALHDQDGLERAEPDTMRYRLYHLPARLSAHARRRYLRIERTWPWAQAFVLAWQRLTDLPALA; translated from the coding sequence GTGAGTGAGCGTACCGGGTGGGACCGGCGGTTGTCTGTTGCCGCCGATGGAAAGGGACTGGTCGGTCACGCGGGCGCGGTGCTGTTGCACAAGATCGCTGACCGGGTGGGGCTGACCGAGGCACTCGGCGGCCTGTGGCCCGACGGACAGAGTGCAACCTGGCGCGATCGCGCGCACGTGCTGGTCAGCCTGGCCGCAGCGATCGTGTGCGGCGCGCGGAGCCTGCTAGAGGCCGAGCGACTGCAAGCCCACCAGGCGGCGCTGTTCGGAGTGGCGCCGTCGGACTCCACCACCCGCCGTGCGCTGGCCAGCCTGGACGAGCCGATGCTGGCCCGCATCGCCAAGGCCCGGGCAAGGGTACGAGGCCAGGTCTGGCAGCTGCTGCACCTGCGCCCCGGCGGCTTTCCCTGGCTGAAGGTGGCCGGCAAACGGCTGCTGGGCTGGATCGTCATAGACATCGACGCCACCATCATCACCTCGGTCTCCGACAAGCACGGGGCGGCCGTCACGTTCAAGAAGACCTATGGCTTTCACCCGCTGGCCTGCTGGTGCGCCAACACCCAAGAATCGCTGGCGATGCTGCTACGTGAGGGCAACGCGGGCAGTAACACCGTCGCCGACCACCTGCGCGTGCTGAGCGAGGCCCTGGCTCAGATCCCGAACTCCTGCCGGGCCAAGATCCTCGTCCGAGTGGACGGCGCGGGCGCCACCCATGACCTGCTGACCCATCTGGAAGGGTTGAACACCACCCGCCGCACCGTGCGCTACCTGGTCGGCTGGACCATCACCACACTCGACGAGCAGGCGATCGCCCGCCTGCCCGCCACCGCCTGGGCCGACTCCCTTGATCAGAACGGCGGCCTCCAGCAGGGCTATCACGTGGCGGAGCTGACCGGCCTGAACCAGCGCAACGGCTGGCCGGAGGGCATGCGGCTGCTGGTACGCCGGGTCCGCCCCTCGGCCCGCCATCGCAAGAACCTCACCGCATTCGAGACCCGCACCGGCTGGAAGTACTCGATCATCGCCACCAACATCGGCCGTATGTGGGGCATCGCCGGCTCCCACCATCCGCAGTGGCTGGACGCTCTGGCCCGCGCACACGCGGTGGTCGAAGACCGGGTGCGCGCCGGCAAGGCGATGGGCCTGCGCAACCTGCCCAGCCAGGACTGGACCGTCAACCAAGGCTGGATCGTGGCCGCCAACCTCGGCCACGATCTGGACTGCTGGGTACGCCTACTCGCTCTACACGATCAAGACGGCCTTGAGCGCGCCGAACCGGACACCATGCGCTACCGGCTCTACCACCTGCCCGCCCGCCTGAGCGCCCACGCCCGGCGTCGCTACCTGCGGATCGAACGCACCTGGCCCTGGGCCCAGGCGTTCGTCCTGGCCTGGCAGCGCCTCACCGACCTGCCCGCCCTCGCCTGA
- a CDS encoding type 1 glutamine amidotransferase domain-containing protein encodes MSKRILIALTSHDDLGGVEKTGYYVPEAAHPWEIFRQAGYEVDVASVRGGEPPQDGFDPDDPAQVAFLASPESRDTARLADVDASRYDAVLYAGGHGTMWDFPGDPGVLRVGREVYERGGVVAAVCHGPAALVNLTLSDGSYLVAGKRVAAFTNEEEELRGVAQVVPFLLADELVDRGAKHEPGPNWQAQVVVDDRLVTGQNPASAAPLAERVLELLAERWA; translated from the coding sequence ATGAGCAAGCGCATTCTCATCGCACTGACCAGCCACGACGACCTCGGCGGGGTGGAGAAGACCGGATACTACGTGCCCGAGGCGGCCCACCCTTGGGAGATCTTCCGCCAGGCCGGGTACGAGGTGGACGTCGCCAGCGTGCGCGGTGGCGAGCCGCCCCAGGACGGCTTCGACCCGGACGACCCCGCCCAGGTGGCCTTCCTCGCCTCGCCGGAGTCCCGCGACACCGCGCGCCTGGCCGACGTCGACGCCTCCCGCTACGACGCCGTGCTCTACGCCGGCGGCCACGGCACCATGTGGGACTTCCCCGGCGATCCCGGCGTCCTCCGCGTCGGCAGGGAGGTGTACGAGCGGGGCGGCGTGGTGGCCGCCGTCTGCCACGGTCCTGCCGCGCTGGTGAACCTCACGCTGTCCGACGGGTCGTACCTGGTGGCGGGCAAGCGGGTGGCGGCCTTCACCAACGAGGAGGAGGAGCTGCGCGGCGTGGCGCAGGTGGTGCCGTTCCTGCTGGCGGACGAGCTGGTGGACCGGGGCGCCAAGCACGAGCCTGGCCCGAACTGGCAGGCCCAGGTCGTCGTGGACGACCGGCTCGTCACCGGCCAGAACCCCGCCAGCGCCGCCCCTCTCGCCGAGAGGGTCCTCGAGCTCCTCGCCGAACGGTGGGCGTGA
- a CDS encoding transposase family protein, translated as MIAHRATLDVSRALVQYVARLLHEERRLRGTPKGSRVLSPFRQAVMVVRWFRGEHDVPKLGRDHRVSRATAYRYIHEGIEVLAAQAPDLSQAIERAHAEGLAYVILDGTLISIDRCAEQTVSVKGEPIDAWYSGKAHQHAGNLQALSAPDAGGGRSCSRCHRGLLR; from the coding sequence GTGATTGCTCATCGTGCCACGCTCGACGTCTCCCGCGCACTCGTTCAGTACGTCGCCCGCCTCCTGCACGAAGAACGCCGCCTGCGTGGCACCCCGAAAGGCAGCCGGGTCTTGAGCCCGTTCCGGCAGGCGGTCATGGTGGTGCGCTGGTTCCGCGGTGAGCATGACGTTCCCAAGCTCGGCCGTGATCACCGCGTCTCCCGGGCCACCGCCTACCGCTACATCCACGAGGGAATCGAGGTTCTCGCAGCTCAAGCGCCGGATCTGTCCCAAGCCATCGAGCGCGCACACGCTGAGGGGCTGGCGTACGTGATTCTCGATGGCACCCTGATCTCCATCGACCGCTGCGCCGAGCAGACCGTCAGCGTCAAGGGCGAACCCATCGACGCCTGGTACTCAGGCAAGGCCCACCAGCACGCCGGCAACCTGCAAGCGCTCTCGGCACCGGACGCCGGGGGAGGGAGGTCATGTTCTCGATGCCACCGAGGTCTGCTCAGATGA
- a CDS encoding LamG-like jellyroll fold domain-containing protein — protein MATVLTVAASLLVAGVSGAAKADPEPAPTLPSPSVTTFPRPEDPDAPLRAAIEEAKKQDKAVPVEAAFTETSRVWAYPDGHLTTHSYGGPAQSKQADGSWAWLDPTLVEQDGVLRPKLAKANVEFSLGGDKPFVSMEHAKGQRFALSWPTHLPRPEVNGNVARYVDAAGKGADLVVTALPTGFRHDVVLRERPTGPLEFRMPVQAEGLTLKVTKSGGLTLTAGKRTLASAPPPVMWDAAASKPTAEHLGRQTKIKTSVETSKGSPLLVLKPDAAWLADPATRYPVTVDPTTTLGITQEVGIRSPNAQISPGYVGRRNYQTCNPYPTCTRKEDNSRALMAFDTATITGRQVVKATMQLMLRTDVTSCSEFQGISAHRITQSWVADDTSWSNQPTTTAEGRSSIDPCSLPGTAGSVWSWDLTPMAQAWASGTQNHGLMLRLSQESPVPQDLWEDFSFWAQLWGQNVPKLSVDWVLPPEIPTVTAESIDSMVGNDAIARSTNVKVSYKSSVPEATPLNYTVTVNDSTMAPPATQLPVGEQAYWKLDETSGATAADSSGKNFPATLTGSYTRIPGQLGQAVKFTDGAYAATTGPVINTNQSFTATAWVRLDNSTTEQAVLSQMGVHLPGFTLSYRTSSAPEYDQRWLLSMIKEDRADRIYETVVQSKDLAKINEWTHVAAQYDHAAGKIRLYVDGILAGERDHTATWNARGVFEIGQGRALAGDLDGAVDDVHVYQRVLTAQDIRALVGVPGTTTHNNIPSGQVLDKVFTLDNPASFKFVVKACRTGVIPPSCNESPAYRITSDAPMLPTDTETGMAEPSQPILSGMVNRPSGGPVTTKYYLYDSNGTPVGAAPLGTRSVNGGERASFQIPANTVQPGTTYKWQMVACAVGQAGETTPPDPTPTPTPTPTPTPLPEGLVAAYGMEEGSGTSIGDASGKAGTGTTADTTWVTGKHGKALSFNGSTSTVTIPHSSVLRLTTGMTLSAWVNPTTVSSWRTVAMKGHTAGSAYGLYASNGTVPSAWLLKPDATGHQTVNGTTALPVTVWSHLAVTYDGSIAKLYVNGTQTGQLTMTGSLVDDGGALRIGSNAKWGEYFNGAIDEVRVYNRAQSAAEITTDMNTPLGGTTAAATAQRGPVSGATSDEFVEEVCTSKTAAVSFTTPGTPPPPPTGDVRHLTLGKDSFVIKTAKTDPTACGGSPCTVTDDSMIRIGGSGADKTAAMIGFRLDELPDDALPVEALLDLGTPTCSGGSCPQDTPITITRLDSSVTTETTIGTVVETTNDASKYSVTIAQPKVDIVGDQYSWLLVKTDNPTTVTFAEPTASTPPSLKIGYTPAGPPSKVQDLSGQPGDGGVIVSWAIPSSTGSLALLEGYEVEAVSSTGESVRSVQTTMPSATITGLTNGETYTIKVAAKTRFGRGEWESISLTPRALPAPPAECESAVSQGSLKVTVQEYYLRQSGVVEGTYPDVWSSSVSTANTQNQSDGLDPRSPVTAKLSLTNPILVEEKEGLEKSNTERTGTSVSLSNTLAYTSPDGSPTLRATFSRSWTDVTTDKDGNQLSKPSELTDTLDYSFTDCGHIRHISVVVDVDVSDMDMILEGPGPDGCGSTPALAQGVAAAASAQSLCGKGKNGDTVFGYRVNCDFGQDICRIDTYGKQNVMSGMSFESGGVLRWSGVHNYTLGGPTSVRVEELQGWSHVKMTSAFKAANKNLVKNIKVKLASTAKFSMTVGSISLDTGVGGAGFSKTNDSASYSVDGEAGNLWVQIPVPGKIRPFTVDCEGILGLCWFDSIRHIMNVTVQFPMKGGPLASDPMNLQSCWVRASTKYF, from the coding sequence ATGGCGACGGTGCTCACGGTGGCAGCATCGCTGCTGGTAGCAGGTGTTTCAGGTGCGGCGAAGGCCGACCCGGAGCCAGCCCCAACTCTGCCTTCTCCTTCCGTAACCACCTTTCCGCGGCCCGAAGATCCTGACGCCCCGCTACGTGCGGCCATCGAGGAAGCGAAGAAGCAGGACAAAGCGGTGCCCGTCGAGGCGGCGTTCACCGAGACGTCGCGGGTTTGGGCTTATCCCGACGGGCATCTGACCACGCACTCTTATGGCGGTCCGGCTCAGTCGAAGCAGGCCGACGGCTCCTGGGCATGGCTGGACCCTACGCTCGTCGAGCAGGACGGAGTGCTCAGGCCCAAGCTGGCCAAGGCGAATGTGGAATTCTCACTCGGCGGTGACAAGCCGTTCGTCTCCATGGAGCACGCCAAAGGGCAGCGGTTCGCCCTGTCGTGGCCCACCCATTTGCCGCGTCCGGAAGTCAACGGCAATGTCGCCCGATACGTCGACGCAGCGGGCAAGGGCGCGGATCTGGTGGTGACCGCGTTGCCCACCGGGTTCCGGCACGACGTCGTGCTGCGTGAGCGGCCCACCGGTCCTCTAGAGTTCCGGATGCCGGTGCAGGCAGAGGGGCTCACGCTCAAGGTGACCAAGTCGGGTGGCCTTACGCTCACTGCTGGCAAGCGAACGCTGGCCTCCGCCCCGCCTCCTGTGATGTGGGACGCGGCTGCCAGCAAGCCGACCGCCGAGCACTTGGGACGTCAGACGAAGATCAAAACGTCGGTCGAGACCAGCAAGGGCTCGCCCCTGCTGGTGCTGAAGCCGGATGCGGCCTGGCTGGCTGACCCGGCCACGCGATACCCGGTGACTGTGGATCCCACCACCACGCTCGGGATCACTCAAGAGGTCGGGATCCGATCGCCCAACGCCCAGATCAGCCCCGGATACGTCGGACGACGCAACTACCAGACCTGCAATCCCTATCCGACCTGCACTAGAAAGGAGGACAACAGCCGGGCGTTGATGGCCTTTGACACCGCGACCATCACCGGCCGCCAGGTCGTTAAGGCCACCATGCAGCTGATGTTGCGTACCGATGTCACATCCTGCAGCGAGTTCCAGGGCATCAGCGCCCACCGGATCACTCAGTCCTGGGTGGCCGACGACACCTCCTGGAGCAACCAGCCCACCACCACCGCCGAGGGACGCTCCTCCATCGACCCCTGCTCCCTGCCCGGCACCGCAGGCTCCGTGTGGAGCTGGGACCTCACCCCGATGGCCCAGGCATGGGCCTCGGGGACGCAGAATCACGGCTTGATGCTCCGGCTGTCCCAGGAGAGTCCAGTGCCCCAGGATCTGTGGGAGGATTTCTCCTTCTGGGCGCAGCTGTGGGGCCAGAACGTGCCTAAGTTGAGCGTGGACTGGGTGCTGCCGCCGGAGATCCCCACCGTAACCGCCGAGTCGATCGACTCGATGGTGGGCAATGACGCCATCGCGCGAAGCACCAACGTGAAGGTGAGCTACAAGTCCAGCGTGCCCGAGGCGACGCCGCTGAACTACACGGTGACCGTCAACGACTCCACCATGGCGCCTCCGGCCACCCAGCTACCCGTGGGTGAGCAGGCGTACTGGAAGCTGGATGAGACCTCCGGCGCCACCGCCGCCGACTCCTCCGGCAAGAACTTCCCGGCCACCCTGACCGGGTCCTACACCCGGATTCCGGGGCAGCTCGGTCAGGCGGTGAAGTTCACCGACGGTGCGTACGCCGCCACCACCGGTCCGGTCATCAACACCAACCAGAGCTTTACCGCGACCGCCTGGGTGCGCCTGGACAACAGCACCACCGAGCAGGCAGTGCTGTCCCAGATGGGCGTCCACCTGCCCGGCTTCACGCTGTCCTACCGCACCTCCTCAGCGCCCGAGTACGACCAGCGCTGGCTGCTGTCCATGATCAAAGAGGACCGGGCAGACCGCATCTACGAAACCGTCGTGCAGTCCAAGGACCTGGCGAAGATCAACGAGTGGACGCATGTGGCCGCCCAGTACGACCACGCCGCCGGCAAGATCCGGCTGTATGTGGACGGCATTCTGGCCGGCGAACGCGACCACACCGCCACCTGGAACGCCCGGGGTGTCTTCGAGATCGGCCAGGGGCGCGCCCTGGCCGGGGATCTGGACGGTGCGGTGGACGATGTGCACGTCTACCAGCGGGTCCTTACCGCCCAGGACATCCGCGCCCTCGTCGGTGTGCCCGGCACCACCACGCACAACAACATCCCCTCCGGCCAGGTGCTGGATAAGGTGTTCACGCTGGACAACCCGGCCAGCTTCAAATTCGTCGTCAAAGCCTGCCGCACCGGCGTAATCCCGCCGTCCTGCAACGAAAGCCCGGCCTACCGGATCACTTCCGATGCGCCGATGCTCCCGACGGACACCGAGACCGGCATGGCTGAACCTTCTCAGCCGATTCTGTCCGGCATGGTCAACCGCCCCTCCGGCGGCCCGGTGACCACGAAGTACTACCTGTACGACAGCAACGGCACGCCCGTCGGCGCCGCACCGCTCGGCACGCGCAGCGTCAACGGCGGTGAGCGCGCTTCCTTCCAGATCCCCGCCAACACCGTCCAGCCCGGCACCACGTACAAGTGGCAGATGGTGGCCTGCGCCGTCGGGCAGGCCGGCGAGACCACGCCTCCGGACCCGACACCAACTCCCACACCAACCCCCACACCCACGCCGCTACCGGAGGGACTTGTCGCGGCCTACGGCATGGAAGAGGGCAGCGGGACCAGCATCGGCGACGCCTCCGGCAAGGCCGGCACCGGCACGACGGCCGACACCACCTGGGTCACGGGCAAGCACGGCAAGGCACTGTCCTTCAACGGCAGCACGAGCACGGTTACGATCCCCCACAGCAGCGTGCTCCGGCTCACCACAGGCATGACCCTCTCCGCTTGGGTCAACCCCACCACCGTGAGCAGCTGGCGAACCGTGGCGATGAAGGGCCATACCGCCGGATCCGCGTACGGTCTGTACGCCTCCAACGGAACGGTGCCATCGGCCTGGCTGCTCAAGCCCGACGCCACCGGTCACCAGACGGTCAACGGCACCACTGCCCTGCCGGTGACCGTCTGGAGTCACCTCGCCGTCACCTATGACGGCAGCATCGCCAAGCTGTACGTCAACGGCACTCAGACCGGACAACTCACAATGACCGGCAGCCTGGTCGACGACGGCGGCGCGCTCCGGATCGGCAGCAACGCCAAGTGGGGCGAGTACTTCAACGGCGCGATCGATGAAGTACGCGTCTACAACCGCGCCCAAAGCGCCGCCGAAATCACCACCGACATGAACACCCCACTCGGCGGAACGACAGCCGCGGCTACCGCGCAGCGAGGGCCGGTCAGTGGCGCTACCTCAGACGAATTTGTCGAGGAAGTTTGCACTTCCAAGACCGCTGCGGTTTCCTTCACGACCCCTGGCACACCTCCGCCGCCGCCCACTGGGGATGTCCGGCACCTGACACTGGGCAAAGACAGCTTCGTCATCAAGACGGCCAAGACCGACCCCACCGCCTGCGGCGGGTCACCATGTACAGTAACCGATGACTCGATGATACGGATCGGCGGTAGCGGTGCCGACAAGACCGCCGCGATGATCGGATTCAGGCTGGACGAACTTCCAGACGACGCTTTACCGGTCGAGGCACTGCTGGATCTCGGCACACCAACGTGTTCCGGCGGTTCGTGTCCTCAGGACACGCCGATAACGATCACGCGTCTGGACTCGTCGGTCACCACTGAGACCACGATCGGCACTGTCGTCGAGACCACGAACGATGCCTCAAAGTATTCCGTGACCATCGCTCAGCCCAAGGTTGACATCGTCGGAGATCAGTACTCATGGCTGTTGGTGAAGACCGACAATCCGACAACGGTCACATTTGCGGAGCCGACCGCTTCGACGCCGCCTAGCCTGAAGATTGGCTACACGCCCGCTGGTCCGCCGAGTAAGGTCCAAGATCTCTCCGGTCAGCCCGGTGATGGGGGAGTCATCGTCTCTTGGGCCATCCCGTCCAGCACCGGTTCTCTCGCGCTGCTGGAGGGCTACGAGGTAGAGGCGGTCTCGTCGACGGGCGAGAGCGTGCGCTCCGTCCAGACAACGATGCCCTCGGCTACTATCACCGGCTTGACGAATGGTGAGACTTACACGATCAAAGTCGCTGCGAAGACGCGTTTCGGCAGAGGAGAGTGGGAAAGCATCTCGCTGACTCCACGGGCTCTGCCGGCTCCCCCCGCAGAATGCGAATCAGCGGTCAGCCAGGGGTCTCTCAAAGTGACGGTGCAGGAATACTATTTGCGACAGAGCGGCGTCGTGGAAGGCACCTATCCGGATGTCTGGTCAAGCAGCGTGAGCACGGCGAACACACAAAACCAATCGGACGGCTTGGATCCGCGGAGCCCGGTCACCGCGAAGTTGTCGCTTACCAACCCCATTCTGGTTGAAGAGAAGGAAGGTCTGGAGAAGAGCAACACAGAGCGGACCGGCACGTCCGTTTCTCTCAGTAATACGCTTGCGTATACGTCGCCGGACGGAAGTCCCACACTTCGGGCTACCTTCAGTCGAAGTTGGACCGACGTCACGACGGATAAAGACGGCAATCAACTGTCGAAGCCGAGTGAGTTGACCGACACCTTGGACTATTCCTTCACGGACTGCGGCCACATTAGGCATATATCCGTGGTCGTCGACGTCGACGTTAGTGACATGGACATGATCCTCGAAGGCCCGGGGCCGGACGGGTGCGGAAGCACCCCCGCACTCGCACAAGGCGTGGCCGCGGCAGCGTCGGCGCAGAGTTTGTGCGGTAAGGGCAAGAACGGCGACACCGTTTTCGGCTACAGGGTCAACTGCGACTTCGGGCAGGACATCTGCCGTATCGACACTTACGGCAAGCAGAACGTTATGTCTGGTATGAGCTTCGAATCGGGCGGAGTCCTGCGCTGGTCGGGGGTGCACAATTACACGCTGGGTGGCCCGACAAGCGTGCGGGTCGAAGAACTTCAGGGCTGGAGTCATGTCAAGATGACGTCGGCCTTCAAAGCCGCGAACAAGAATCTAGTGAAGAACATCAAGGTTAAACTCGCCAGCACCGCAAAATTCTCAATGACGGTGGGAAGCATTAGCCTCGACACGGGAGTGGGTGGAGCCGGATTCAGTAAGACAAACGACTCGGCTTCTTACTCAGTAGACGGCGAAGCAGGAAACCTGTGGGTGCAAATACCGGTTCCCGGCAAGATCAGGCCGTTCACAGTGGACTGTGAGGGAATACTCGGTCTATGCTGGTTCGACAGCATCCGACACATAATGAATGTCACTGTACAATTCCCGATGAAGGGAGGGCCGCTGGCCTCCGACCCGATGAACCTGCAGAGTTGCTGGGTGAGGGCATCGACGAAGTACTTCTAA